The nucleotide sequence TACTGAAATTTCTTCAAAACGCTTTAGAAATTATTCTTGTTTACaaagatattttgaaattgtttaaaagGCCATTTTCTTCAAATACGCATTGTTCTTACCTAGTCCCTGGCGAgcggccttcaaagttgaagccaatttctgactttcacatacaaatgcgtatgggaatttttctgcactcatgATCGTTACACGATATATTGAGGTGAGCCTTGTATACAAGACCCTGAGCCTTGTAAAGaaggataaatatactatatatctttttaatgcggtcttgttctgagaagtgtaagctgagtttctgatcaatttgtgaattggcttcaaacagctccatatagaAAAACACTTCGCCGGGGGCTAGGTTCTTACCGTTCTTCAATTATTTACCTAAACGGTTCCAAGTTCAAAGGTTAAATAGTTTATAAAGTTTTAGAGATTAACTTTATAAACCTATTGAGCAAGCCTGGATTCATTGGaaaggttctttttttttaagactgaaacAGATCCTACCGCTTAATCCGGTTGAGAAATGGATGAATCGAATCAGTCATATCGTTCTGATCCGAAATTACGTTTTATTAGCGAAAAGTGGAACAATTGTCAATTTTGTCAAGACTTTCATTGCTCTCCTACTACTAAGCTATGGACCATCATTTTGAAGTAGACTTTAAAAACTCGACTATGTTAGAGCAGAGCGAACATTTAATGCCAAAACCTATTTATTGTCATCCCAATATATTTATTGATGGCAGTCAACATCCCGAAAGGACCACAGCACTGGTGAAATCGCGAGAAAACTTATGACACTTTACCAATTCggtataattaataataatttattataataatgCTAGCACTGCATTCCTTTAGAGAAACTAGGTCTTCCTGCAAgcggatttctagacatgcattattattttttcttgtacgggatgaggttgtcagtcccatgcctcgTGGAATCaggtgcagtgaagctcactggatgcaatccgaacacctttaacgccagaaaaatttctggtgacctaaaggaaaTTCGAACCCGTGACACTTGCATTACAGAGCGAATACTCTTCTCTACAACTTGACCAATTGAGTGTCACATTCCAATATTATAGCATTGCAAGATCTAAGTATTTGATAATATTAAAACTTACACAtttaaaatatcgaaataattAAAGGAAAATATACATTTACGGGTGATATAAACAGGGCATGGCATTAAATGGTTCCTCTTCTctaaaattgctttaaaatcgaaatttttttattttatctgtCATTTTCTTTGAACTCATGACTTTCAAATTTAGTGGGTACAATCACACGATGGTTCAATGTCATTgaaccatttgaaattcaaaacaatgagaaaaaaaggattaggaaaaaatgttaaatcgTTTGTTATCTTAAGCCCTTACTTACCGTATCAACTCCAGCAAATAATGCGTCCATCACCATGATTGTTGCAACTTTTGGATCAATTTCCAAGAGTTTCTTAAGAACTCCCTCATTTTCCTCATCATCGGCGTTGTCCTTGATTTTCCGAATCCCAATATTTACATAATGTTGAATAACTCTTaaataaattcagaaaaaatgtCAGGCTTTCAGCTTAATATTGAGAAAATGTGCATAACACATACTTATACATATTATCTGTGCTCTGTGTGAGTTTGCGATAAGAAGCGGTaggaaaatatttccaaaaggaTAGTTGAAAATTCAGCCGGTATGTTAGGTCGAAGAAGACTTTAAGGTCACTCATAAGACTATGcatatttttgtttgttgtaTTATCGAAGATTCCAAGTCTAGTGTCCATTGTAATTTGGGCAATTGATTCAAGTGCCCACATATTTAATTCTGCGTAGAAATCCGATGGAGTTTCCATGTTTTTATCTCTCAGAGAATGCAATCTCTTAACAAAATCTTGAGTGACTTCGTCAACAGATGGAACGTATTTCCGTGTTATTTGCGGTTTCATCATGACAGCGTTAACTTTTTGTCTAAAGTCCCACCAAGATTTTCCCTGACTAATCATAAAAGAAAAGtgtcattaaatattaaaattatacgCAGTATAGTTGCATGAAACTTACTCTGCAAAACCAATCACACCTTCATAAAAATCCCTCCGGACTTTTGACCGATAGTGAACAATCGTATCAACCCCTCTTCTAATGGGATACTGCCCTTGAGTCTGAAAGACGGTCTTAAAGTCTTCAGGATCATACACAAGAATAATATCATTTTTCCCAAATACTCCAGGAATTTTACTAATATCTCCATACTCTTGTCTAAACGATGAGAGAAAAtcagcaaaatcttttttataatattttcctcCTGGTAAAGAGCTCTTGACCAATTCAAAAGCACTTGGTCCAGGAACCTCATTGTATTGCTTTACATTAACAGTATCCACTTCCAAAGCTGCTACATGCTGATTTTCACTTGATGATGTGTgctgggaaattattagtttttaaatagttacaataatttgttaaaatcTTAAAGAATATTTACGCACCACTTTAAGAATTCCACTTAACTGAGACACTCTGCAATTACCATTGCGCAAAATAACTTTCGCGTTTGACCACATCTTGACCGTTCTACAGTTGACTTGATACTGAGGTACTTGTAATCAAAATTTGCTTTATCACGACAACGTCGTCTGaccttcaaaataatttttgaaatgtatACAAATGAATTGAACACAAACAAAAACTCAGCACAAAGTGATTGATGGAAATTTAAGTGATAGAGTTATCTACCAACAGTCACTAAATTACAATGACTTTGATTCTCTTAAAGCTGAATTTAGCCAAAGGGAAACTTGGATTTATgaatattaaactaaatttgACTGTTAAACTCAAAGTCACCGCAAAGTTTGATAAAGCAGATTAAGTTAAATCTTCAGCCACATTAAGAGACTCACACCAGTTGATCTTGGATAATAACACAGGTTTTAAATCTAAACCTAGCCATATGGATcaattgctctaatttcttaactGACGAAGTTTTTGGGGAAATTACTTGTGGGGTaaggataattaatttattaaactttgaaaaattacttaaattttctattgtttagaattttaaaaccttCAAGAACTGGGATAAACCTTAGGTATACAGACCACGTAACATGAGAGAATTTTTAAAGCTGACTATGATAAATTTGtggaataaaaatatcaattgaatatataaataattaattaaaactaaAACTTTATAGAAATTGCTTAATAAACACCAAGGAGATGATCCTGTAATGTTAGTTTCATTTACAGTTAAGTGTGCTAATACTAATccaacttaaaataatatttttatttttatttccgtaatatagtcactaacAGTAACaaaatataactattcaagtttgcgaaatagcaaaaataatatttttatccattaaataagtgagtgtaatcgactcatttcaatcttgtgccagctgggttcttcactaaaaattttctagcagtgatattttcgctaataacaggtggttgattgaaaacatttattgttttttccttgtaaaaaaagtattttaaatccaaaggtttaattgaaagtgaattagcgaaaaggtgatccacttagtgcatgctgacttatttcagtattatcattattttataaattttctttaatatttttgatattttttttatattttatttctgaatgaaacagtgaataattctatggatttagaagaagtaaaaaaagaattttatcagtccaaaaacaagcgtttaagtagcactcttcggaaaacaatccagttaccccaccttactatatggtTCGAATCAGGGTAGACCGAAGTCAAAATGcgacccatcgttagaaagctcttgacctcagctacaacatatctAAATCACACACTaatatctaaatctaaatcacaACTAAATCTAAATCAAACACACACATCAACacatataaattgaaaatggaagATCCGAGATATTTGTCATCGAATATTGGAAAAtggatttttcgattaatcgaacctTCAATTAAATCTGATAAAAATATAGCGTTTTAAGAGTTGTTGTATTTATTTAATGACAACTTTAAaatcaccaaaatttttcaaatcttgTCATTTAAGGGCAGAGATATGGccgttttaaaattcaattgaaaattataataataaggttttaattttcttttaaatattcaataaataaattgtccTTATCCAAACCTAAGtcgatttttcctaaaaaatcttgCTTGATAATTCTATGCAATTATATAGAGATTATTTAGAGACTTATGATGATTTGTTCATTATAACTGAATTTTCGCCTGAAAcagatcactttttattaatttgattacAGAAAATATTGAACCTTGTATTAAacattaaatataataataatgcatgcaACTTGCAACAACATTCCTTAGAGGAACTCGACCTTTTTGTAATATGGTCtgcagacctaaggcttagcctaatttccaggggcctctcgacattcatttttccGTACGTTTTTGCATGGACGCATTGAAGACTAATAGCAAGTATTTTCCAAAAGAGAATTGCCTTATCAgtgtgatatatttcgaaatagtgcactaaaagctatctaaaaatcggtggcagccaaaatcccgaacgccaaaatactCACTACTACTTTTATCCCTGTCaatattttgaacatttgggattatggctctcgggattttggctcattcgggattttggctcattcgggattttgactttcgggattttggcgttcgggattttggtgttctggattttggctttctggattttgaccgggaccccttttctgaaaaattgaggCACTGaactatctattaaaatatacatTCTTATGGGccaaattgatttataacacattgaaaaaagtgatttgtgcgaagcataaatcgtccgaaattTTTGACAGACAAGAATCAAGAGCGGTTAATAAGTCATATGACTGGCTAAACCTTAGTTCTAAAAACCGTTTAAGGGGAGTTTGggatattcattattttttcccTATCAGGGATGATATTGTCAATCCCAAGCTTTGATCCCAAATAAATGTCAAATCTTAAAAACTAAAGCAACTTATCTCTTGAAAACCTATGTAaatgtataaataaaaataataattgaaaataaaaaccaaGAATTGAAGAACAACCCTTATGAGGAAGTAAAGACGCATTTCTGTATTTAGGAACTTGTAAGTGCTAAAGCTACTGTAGTAATATTTTGCTGTGAAAACATTCTTAAGAATGTTCGTGTAATTAATGACTTAGGTCCACtttacaattcaatttaaacTGCTACTTCCAATTCTTTTCGTCAATTCCTCATTCTCCGCAATATCTCAATTTCATGAAATGCTATCCATATCGTGTCTGCTGTCTTTCCCCgcaggaaaaaataataaataaaggaATTAATACAAACATGAAGagatatatagaaaaaaaaagaaacaacatTGAAGGAATACTAAAAATATGATTTAAGACCATATTCAGAGATAATTATCTTGCAGTCATTTATCAAAGAGCATAAAGAAACACCATAAAGGAGTTCAAAATATAGTTGTCCATGTGCCAAAGATCATTAATCATtcaatttgaatatatttttatcaacttctctctttttttccaTTTACGCACTGCAACAATCAGTTTTTGGTGCAAAGAACGTGGTGaagtttaaattgaaattgggtAGCCAGAACTCCCTCATGTTATTATTTTGCCTTCTAGAGCTACCTCACCATTGCTCACCGGTTTCTTTAACATTGTTCAAACAAACAAGGCATTAGAGGGTCATCTTTCACCTCAAACCGAGATGTTAAAGTGCAATAAATTACTACATGTAGTTGAAGAGGAGAGAAAATTACCATCTTAGTCGCCTCTCTGCGAGGGAGTTAGAAGAATGTTGTTCTATTGTTCTAAAGGTGTTACCATTTATTGATGTTGTGCCAACTGTTTGTTTAGTCACTTCTTTGACTGCTCGTGTAGCGAAGCACAAAAAAGCGCGGTAGGAAAAGAATTATGCTATACATTTCTACTGATTTCCGCTGACCATCCACGTTGCGGAAGAATAGATACATGaggaataaatctttaaaaaaaaaactgtctatGAAATTTGTTTAGTCTTATCAAAATACCACATTTAGATAAAATcggaagaatttttaaatttggaaaacGTTAAAATATTCTGGGTATTTTTTAGTGTTATTTTGACTTAcaaattttttagacaaatttaaaaaaaaaacctgattgAACTAAaacagattaatttttttttcaggaaagatgcgCAATTCCTTGTTCTTTTTTATGTGTAAGAATTTGAATTGCAAAAGCATTTGGTATTGTGATGTATTTCTCTGAATTTTCATGACTGCAGTACAACAATCATGCATTGGAAAATCACATTCATTTCTTTTTAGTAGAAATAGAGTTAATTGAAAATTCAGTTTAAATAATTCATGACAAAACAATTTGCACCATAGTTTATTTGTAAGCATTTCATGcgaagaaatgattttttttttcctaaattcattcattcatcaAAAGTGTATCAAAGGATGTTATATTCGATAAATCGTAAAATGTGCAATGAAATCCAGACTTTTGGTAGttttaaagaacttttccaaagaaatatttagggtaagtgtgccaaattccggccagcttgcaatttcggccacctttttgttcctcgaatttctatgaatttttagtttctaCATACTCTAGACtctagagattgtacaatgccaaagaataacaaaaaatgtagtttcgacaaacgaaatgacgtgaaaaagacattggaagaattcttgaagggcaaggaactatgagaatgaaggtggccgaaatagggcaccaaagctatgtctacatttttattcattttaaaatgtattaagaatgattttagagaaaataaagacgataaactgtctacaaggttctaagcaacactccttaagtagaagaaataaaacaatcaatttatattaaagatattacatttgaaacttgagactttggcgcttgcatgcaactatgccaaaatttggcacacttaccctacagaattttctgttttttttttttaataaagagaATGAACTCACTTTTAACTATTTTGAAACTTAGATCAGCAATTTATTCGTCACCTATATTAACTATATATATTAAACTTTAATCCAAAATAATATTAAGCGGTTACGTGGGTCATAAGGACTGAAAAATGGCATACTtcctctattatttttttttcaaattaattcgccgatacaagttggacatggatttttttcttgataaatacagtaactattttttttaagcacaaggaatcaaattataaaactaaagcattgaaaatatagggtaagtgtgccaaatttcggcattgttgcatgcaagcgacaaagtctcaagtttgaaatgtaatatttttaataaaaattgaatatttttgttactcttttataaggagtgttgcttggaaccttgcagacagtttatcgtctttattttctctaaaatcattcttaatacattttaaaatgaataaaaatgtagacatagaattggtggcctatttcggccaccttcgttgtcatagttccttgcccttc is from Phlebotomus papatasi isolate M1 chromosome 1, Ppap_2.1, whole genome shotgun sequence and encodes:
- the LOC129799022 gene encoding probable cytochrome P450 12b2, mitochondrial, whose protein sequence is MWSNAKVILRNGNCRVSQLSGILKVHTSSSENQHVAALEVDTVNVKQYNEVPGPSAFELVKSSLPGGKYYKKDFADFLSSFRQEYGDISKIPGVFGKNDIILVYDPEDFKTVFQTQGQYPIRRGVDTIVHYRSKVRRDFYEGVIGFADQGKSWWDFRQKVNAVMMKPQITRKYVPSVDEVTQDFVKRLHSLRDKNMETPSDFYAELNMWALESIAQITMDTRLGIFDNTTNKNMHSLMSDLKVFFDLTYRLNFQLSFWKYFPTASYRKLTQSTDNMYKVIQHYVNIGIRKIKDNADDEENEGVLKKLLEIDPKVATIMVMDALFAGVDTTSTATFSVLYVLAKNPEKQDKLRQELMKILPEKTSPLTVENMSNMPYLRACIKEALRLYPVTFGNFRSTGQDLVLKGYHIPKDTDILMGNQITQMEDKYFDKPYEFKPERWIRPPNSKITCPVSATSHPFSYLPFGFGTRMCVGRRFAEMEIESLVSRLVRTYNIDWRYPDPKISSLTINMPIGDIKFRLSELKE